The following proteins come from a genomic window of Chanos chanos chromosome 15, fChaCha1.1, whole genome shotgun sequence:
- the bhlha9 gene encoding class A basic helix-loop-helix protein 9, which yields MTSRLSFAGSEFSEEELEMNLLGPEEDESSDGGSKGPFPDSESCGSTHSEPDEGRAPKKRARPARSKARRVAANVRERKRILDYNQAFNALRVALNHDLSGKRLSKIATLQRAINRISALSVFLSTNPAPAPGKPCNHLECHEQPPGLRIEPGRMPVGSMLVEPQSYLLAWHQHGISTLVQSPVSMHKPPLEQHVYMDSLGHMSAACPPSPHYACYPSPENQLYPSAGHCGSPLNEAGSPSRYGRLGEGVGFQAGLWGSCAQSQVEGYGEPTQALPFSWSYLQEPVTQHCYSML from the coding sequence ATGACGAGTCGACTGAGCTTCGCGGGCTCAGAGTTCTccgaggaggagctggagatgAACCTGCTCGGGCCCGAGGAAGACGAGAGCAGCGACGGCGGCTCCAAGGGTCCGTTTCCCGACAGCGAGAGCTGCGGCAGCACCCACAGCGAGCCCGACGAGGGCCGGGCGCCCAAGAAACGCGCCCGGCCGGCGCGGTCCAAAGCCCGCCGCGTGGCCGCCAACGTGCGGGAGAGAAAACGCATTCTGGACTACAACCAGGCCTTCAACGCCCTCCGCGTGGCGCTGAACCACGACCTGAGCGGTAAACGCCTCTCGAAGATTGCCACCCTGCAGCGGGCCATCAACCGTAtctctgccctctctgtcttcctgagCACCAACCCTGCACCCGCGCCGGGGAAACCCTGTAACCACCTGGAGTGCCACGAGCAGCCGCCCGGGCTGAGGATCGAGCCTGGGAGAATGCCAGTGGGCAGCATGCTTGTCGAGCCTCAGAGCTACCTTTTAGCATGGCACCAGCATGGCATCAGTACCCTGGTCCAGAGCCCCGTGAGCATGCACAAACCACCCTTGGAGCAACACGTGTATATGGACAGCTTGGGACACATGAGTGCAGCATGCCCTCCCTCCCCACACTACGCGTGTTATCCGTCCCCCGAAAACCAGCTGTACCCCTCAGCCGGACACTGCGGGAGCCCCCTGAATGAGGCGGGCAGCCCGTCGCGGTACGGGAGACTGGGAGAGGGAGTGGGTTTCCAGGCAGGTCTGTGGGGATCCTGTGCCCAGAGTCAGGTGGAGGGTTATGGAGAGCCAACACAAGCGCTGCCCTTCTCCTGGAGCTACCTCCAGGAACCAGTAACACAGCACTGCTATTCAATGCTTTAA
- the LOC115828551 gene encoding nuclear fragile X mental retardation-interacting protein 2-like, whose product MEEQPSYRATEIVYHRHGDEKSSCQPKGSLNNVHCHRGFQHQETQTTKTGNGKINCASVEGERALSENDSVGMPCSPESNGSSNLLNTNLKLKTTDEVTTNHFKVGDSGHFSHHTNSMDGKHGKTSDAKHHEVKALDKKEPMLSFNGVVPLSPSHVTNGYSTKAAADNDGSGSESGYMTPKRRKARRSSTRIIENKEKEKSVQRGNPAFSKQEFDSSSQLEATGKVATSQSNSTRTCLKEEGGRTGVRRTGTPEASPAGEAQRKNSDGKASSAVVKKTDEKLSKAKFASSVTSKEDTWTLFKPPPVFPVDNSSAKIVPKISYASKVKENLNKTAQAIAEAPTPPPQVSVRVTHVPMSAVKTITSISLTNGPVSGDGTICLSGGTFFNSAASRATSGSPKAGGENVASVTDNNSSSSAKPTVPEPGKSSVSVYPLNMQPELSSAHQEDSFAPQTNQKTLGDIFQNQWGLSFIIEPNAGPDGAVGRPTVEIDMAEVTFQGDSGDPVILTQTSPDISPSLPPPSVNQSQKRTISPSSESSKARRPSDPAGETVPQSSGQGEQKGDGGNPAASETVSCNDLGADASSPPPADSGRGPCKAQVRSGARERAGSWGSFDLRAAVLYHAKEFENVFALQKRDPKRVVFYDASMDSLDQ is encoded by the exons ATGGAGGAGCAGCCCAGCTATCGGGCAACTGAAATAGTTTATCACCGCCATGGAGATGAGAAATCCTCGTGTCAGCCTAAGGGATCTTTAAACAATGTTCATTGCCACCGCGGGTTCCAGCATCAGGAAACGCAAACGACGAAAACAG GCAATGGAAAAATAAACTGTGCCagtgtagagggagagagggcacTGTCAGAGAATGACTCAGTAGGCATGCCTTGTTCCCCTGAAAGCAATGGAAGTAGTAATTTATTAAACACTAACTTGAAGCTAAAAACAACGGACGAGGTTACAACCAATCACTTTAAGGTGGGCGACAGTGGGCACTTTTCTCATCATACCAACAGTATGGATGGAAAACATGGCAAGACCTCTGATGCCAAACATCACGAGGTCAAAGCATTGGACAAAAAAGAACCCATGCTCTCTTTTAACGGAGTGGTTCCTCTAAGTCCCAGTCACGTCACCAACGGTTACTCTACCAAGGCTGCGGCGGACAATGATGGAAGCGGTTCGGAAAGTGGCTACATGACACCTAAGAGGCGTAAGGCCAGACGAAGCAGTACCAGAATCATtgagaataaagagaaagagaagagcgTGCAGAGAGGAAATCCAGCCTTTTCTAAGCAGGAGTTTGATTCCTCCAGCCAACTGGAGGCAACTGGTAAAGTGGCGACCTCCCAGTCTAACTCCACCAGAACTTGCCTTAAAGAGGAGGGGGGGCGTACAGGGGTCCGGCGAACCGGGACTCCAGAAGCTTCTCCTGCGGGAGAAGCGCAGCGGAAAAACTCTGACGGCAAGGCGTCAAGCGCTGTGGTTAAAAAGACGGACGAGAAGCTTAGCAAAGCCAAGTTTGCCTCCTCTGTGACTTCAAAAGAGGACACTTGGACTTTGTTCAAGCCTCCACCAGTGTTTCCAGTGGACAACAGTAGTGCTAAGATAGTACCTAAGATAAGTTATGCAAGCAAAGTCAAGGAGAACCTCAACAAAACAGCCCAGGCCATTGCTGAggccccaaccccccctcctcaggtgtctgtcagagttacacACGTTCCTATGTCTGCTGTGAAAACAATCACCTCTATTAGCTTAACCAATGGACCTGTTTCTGGGGATGGAACTATCTGCCTGTCTGGAGGGACTTTCTTTAATTCTGCTGCTAGCCGTGCAACATCAGGGTCCCCTAAGGCAGGAGGAGAGAATGTAGCATCCGTTACAGACAACAACAGTAGCTCCTCAGCCAAGCCCACTGTCCCAGAGCCAGGAAAATCTAGTGTTTCTGTTTACCCTTTAAATATGCAACCTGAGCTCTCCAGTGCCCACCAAGAAGACTCTTTTGCTCCACAGACCAATCAGAAAACCCTGGGGGACATCTTCCAGAACCAGTGGGGCTTGTCTTTTATCATTGAGCCAAACGCGGGCCCTGACGGGGCAGTGGGACGGCCCACTGTGGAAATCGACATGGCTGAAGTCACTTTTCAGGGGGATAGCGGTGACCCTGTGATCTTAACCCAAACCAGTCCAGATATAAgcccttctcttcctcccccatCTGTTAACCAGTCTCAGAAAAGGACCATTTCTCCAAGCAGTGAATCATCTAAAGCCCGTCGCCCTTCTGATCCCGCTGGGGAGACTGTGCCCCAGTCCTCTGGACAGGGTGAGCAGAAGGGCGATGGCGGGAACCCAGCAGCCTCAGAAACAGTCTCATGTAATGACCTGGGTGCCGATGCGTCGTCGCCCCCACCGGCTGACTCTGGTCGGGGACCGTGCAAAGCACAGGTCCGCTCCGGTGCCCGGGAAAGGGCAGGTAGCTGGGGGTCATTTGATCTGAGAGCTGCTGTACTTTACCACGCTAAAG aattcgaaaatgtttttgctttacaaAAACGAG ATCCAAAAAGAGTTGTCTTCTATGATGCAAGCATGGACAGCCTGGATCAGTGA